In Pseudomonas fakonensis, one DNA window encodes the following:
- the uppS gene encoding polyprenyl diphosphate synthase: MEKTKLAAPGSVPRHVAIIMDGNNRWAKKRLLPGVAGHKAGVDAVRAVIEVCAEAKVEVLTLFAFSSENWQRPAEEVGALMELFFTALRREARRLNENNISLRIIGDRSRFHPELQAAMREAEAITAGSGRFILQIAANYGGQWDIAQAAQRLAREVQAGHLRPDDITPELLQTCLATGDLPLPDLCIRTGGERRISNFLLWQLAYAELYFSDLFWPDFKHEAMRTALADFASRQRRFGKTSEQVEAGARA; this comes from the coding sequence ATGGAAAAGACCAAGCTGGCGGCACCGGGTTCGGTGCCGCGTCACGTCGCTATCATCATGGACGGTAACAACCGCTGGGCGAAAAAGCGCCTGCTGCCCGGCGTCGCCGGGCACAAGGCCGGCGTGGATGCCGTGCGGGCAGTGATCGAGGTGTGCGCCGAGGCGAAGGTCGAGGTGCTCACGCTCTTCGCCTTCTCCAGCGAGAACTGGCAGCGCCCGGCCGAAGAGGTCGGTGCGTTGATGGAGCTGTTCTTCACTGCCCTGCGCCGCGAGGCCCGTCGGCTGAACGAGAACAACATCAGCCTGCGCATCATCGGCGACCGCTCGCGCTTTCACCCCGAACTGCAGGCCGCCATGCGCGAAGCCGAGGCCATCACTGCCGGCAGCGGCCGCTTCATCCTGCAGATCGCCGCCAACTACGGTGGTCAGTGGGATATCGCCCAGGCTGCGCAGCGCCTGGCGCGTGAAGTCCAGGCCGGCCACCTGCGCCCGGACGACATCACCCCCGAGCTGCTGCAAACTTGCCTGGCCACCGGCGACCTGCCGTTGCCCGACCTGTGCATCCGCACCGGCGGCGAGCGGCGCATCAGCAACTTCCTGCTGTGGCAGCTGGCCTACGCTGAGCTGTACTTCTCCGACCTCTTCTGGCCGGACTTCAAACACGAGGCCATGCGCACCGCGCTGGCCGATTTCGCCTCGCGCCAGCGCCGCTTCGGTAAGACCAGCGAGCAGGTCGAGGCCGGAGCCCGTGCTTAA
- the frr gene encoding ribosome recycling factor, whose amino-acid sequence MINEIKKDAQDRMGKSLEALARNLAAIRTGRAHPSILDSVKVPAWGSDMPLNQVAAITVEDARTLKIVAHDKNLSAAIEKAILTSDLGLNPSSAGTTIRVPMPALTEETRKGYTKQASGVAEDAKVAVRNVRRDALADLKKLTKDKEISEDEERRAADEIQKLTDKFVAEVDAAYKAKEKDLMAV is encoded by the coding sequence ATGATCAACGAAATCAAGAAAGACGCCCAGGATCGCATGGGCAAGTCCCTCGAGGCGCTGGCTCGCAACCTGGCGGCAATCCGCACCGGTCGTGCCCACCCAAGCATCCTCGACAGCGTCAAGGTCCCGGCCTGGGGGAGCGACATGCCGCTCAACCAGGTGGCCGCGATCACCGTCGAAGACGCCCGCACCCTGAAGATCGTCGCCCACGACAAGAACCTCAGCGCTGCCATCGAAAAGGCCATTCTGACCTCCGACCTGGGCCTGAACCCGTCCAGCGCCGGCACCACCATTCGTGTGCCGATGCCGGCCCTGACCGAGGAAACCCGCAAGGGTTACACCAAGCAGGCCAGCGGCGTTGCCGAAGACGCCAAGGTAGCTGTGCGCAACGTGCGTCGCGACGCCCTGGCCGACCTGAAAAAGCTTACCAAGGACAAGGAAATCAGCGAAGACGAAGAGCGTCGCGCCGCTGACGAGATCCAGAAGCTGACCGACAAGTTCGTTGCCGAAGTCGACGCTGCGTACAAAGCCAAGGAAAAGGACCTGATGGCCGTCTAA
- the pyrH gene encoding UMP kinase yields the protein MAQQGSGHQARYKRILLKLSGEALMGSEEFGIDPKVLDRMALEVGQLVGIGVQVGLVIGGGNLFRGAALSAAGMDRVTGDHMGMLATVMNGLAMRDALERANITAIVMSAISMVGVTDHYDRRKAMRHLNSKEVVIFAAGTGNPFFTTDSAACLRAIEIDADVVLKATKVDGVYTADPFKDPHAEKFDHLSYDEVLDRKLGVMDLTAICLCRDHKMPLRVFNMNKPGALLNIVHGGAEGTLIEEVQK from the coding sequence ATGGCTCAGCAGGGCAGTGGTCATCAGGCTCGCTATAAACGCATTCTACTCAAACTTAGCGGCGAGGCCCTGATGGGCTCGGAAGAGTTCGGGATCGACCCCAAGGTCCTGGATCGCATGGCCCTGGAAGTCGGCCAGCTGGTCGGCATCGGTGTCCAGGTAGGCCTGGTGATCGGTGGCGGCAACCTGTTCCGTGGTGCGGCGCTCAGTGCAGCCGGCATGGACCGGGTCACCGGCGACCACATGGGCATGCTGGCTACCGTGATGAACGGCCTGGCCATGCGCGATGCGCTGGAGCGGGCGAACATCACCGCCATCGTCATGTCGGCCATCTCCATGGTGGGTGTGACCGACCACTATGACCGCCGCAAGGCCATGCGCCACCTCAATTCGAAAGAAGTGGTGATCTTTGCTGCCGGTACCGGCAACCCGTTCTTCACCACCGACTCCGCCGCTTGCCTGCGCGCCATCGAAATCGATGCCGACGTGGTATTGAAGGCAACCAAGGTCGATGGTGTATACACTGCAGATCCATTCAAGGACCCGCATGCCGAGAAGTTCGATCATCTGTCCTACGATGAAGTGCTGGATCGCAAGCTGGGTGTAATGGACCTGACGGCAATCTGCCTGTGCCGCGATCACAAGATGCCGCTGCGCGTCTTCAACATGAACAAACCCGGCGCCCTGCTGAACATCGTGCACGGCGGCGCGGAAGGAACCCTGATCGAGGAAGTTCAAAAATGA
- the tsf gene encoding translation elongation factor Ts yields the protein MAAITAALVKELRERTGEGMMDCKKALEKAGGDIEKAIDDMRASGAIKAAKKAGNVAAEGAIAVKTDGKAAVLLEVNSQTDFLALQDDFKNFVAESLEEAFAQKLTDAAPLIASRESAREALVAKCGENVNIRRLVRVEGDVVGAYLHGNKIGAVVVLKGGDVELAKNIAMHVAASNPEFLDASEISAEAIEREKNVFLQLNADKIAGKPENIVENMINGRITKFKAEASLKEQAFVMNPEVKVGELAKKAGAEIVSFTYFKVGEGIEKPVDDFAAEVAAQVAAAKQ from the coding sequence ATGGCAGCAATTACTGCAGCGCTGGTCAAAGAACTGCGCGAGCGTACCGGCGAAGGCATGATGGATTGCAAGAAGGCCCTGGAAAAGGCCGGCGGCGACATCGAAAAAGCCATTGACGACATGCGTGCCTCGGGCGCCATCAAGGCCGCCAAAAAGGCTGGCAACGTTGCCGCCGAAGGCGCCATCGCCGTCAAGACCGACGGCAAAGCCGCCGTTCTGCTGGAAGTGAACTCGCAGACCGACTTCCTGGCCCTGCAAGACGACTTCAAGAACTTCGTCGCCGAAAGCCTGGAAGAAGCCTTCGCCCAGAAGCTGACCGACGCAGCACCGCTGATCGCCTCGCGCGAATCCGCTCGTGAAGCCCTGGTTGCCAAGTGCGGCGAAAACGTCAACATCCGTCGCCTGGTGCGCGTTGAAGGTGACGTTGTCGGCGCCTACCTGCACGGCAACAAGATCGGTGCTGTCGTTGTTCTGAAAGGCGGCGACGTCGAGCTGGCCAAGAACATCGCCATGCACGTTGCAGCTTCGAACCCTGAGTTCCTGGATGCGTCGGAAATCTCCGCCGAGGCCATCGAGCGCGAGAAGAACGTCTTCCTGCAGCTGAACGCCGACAAGATCGCCGGCAAGCCGGAAAACATCGTTGAGAACATGATCAACGGCCGTATCACCAAGTTCAAAGCCGAAGCCTCGCTGAAAGAGCAAGCCTTCGTCATGAACCCGGAAGTCAAAGTTGGCGAGCTGGCCAAGAAAGCCGGTGCTGAAATCGTTTCCTTCACCTACTTCAAGGTCGGCGAAGGCATCGAGAAGCCGGTTGACGACTTCGCTGCCGAAGTTGCTGCCCAGGTAGCTGCTGCCAAGCAGTAA
- the rpsB gene encoding 30S ribosomal protein S2 yields MSQVNMRDMLKAGVHFGHQTRYWNPKMGKYIFGARNKIHIINLEKTLPMFNDALSFVERLAQGKNKIMFVGTKRSAGKIVAEQAARCGSPYVDHRWLGGMLTNYKTIRASIKRLRDLETQAEDGTFAKLTKKEALMRSRDLEKLDRSLGGIKDMGGLPDALFVIDVDHERIAITEANKLGIPVIGVVDTNSSPEGVDYVIPGNDDAIRAIELYMTSMADAVIRGRNNVAGGTEVYAEEAAAPAAE; encoded by the coding sequence ATGTCCCAAGTCAACATGCGCGATATGCTGAAGGCCGGTGTGCACTTCGGCCACCAGACCCGTTACTGGAACCCGAAAATGGGCAAGTACATTTTCGGCGCGCGTAACAAGATCCACATCATCAACCTGGAAAAAACCCTGCCGATGTTCAACGACGCTCTGTCGTTCGTAGAGCGCCTGGCCCAGGGCAAGAACAAGATCATGTTCGTCGGCACCAAGCGTTCCGCCGGCAAGATCGTCGCCGAGCAAGCTGCTCGTTGCGGTTCGCCATACGTTGACCACCGCTGGTTGGGCGGCATGCTGACCAACTACAAGACCATCCGCGCTTCGATCAAGCGTCTGCGCGACCTGGAAACCCAGGCCGAAGACGGCACCTTTGCCAAGCTGACCAAGAAAGAAGCCCTGATGCGCTCGCGCGACCTGGAAAAACTGGATCGCAGCCTGGGCGGTATCAAGGACATGGGTGGCCTGCCTGACGCTCTGTTCGTCATCGACGTTGATCACGAGCGCATCGCGATCACCGAAGCCAACAAGCTGGGCATCCCGGTTATCGGCGTTGTCGATACCAACAGCAGCCCGGAAGGCGTTGACTACGTCATCCCAGGTAACGACGACGCCATCCGCGCCATCGAGCTGTACATGACTTCGATGGCTGACGCCGTCATTCGCGGCCGCAACAACGTTGCTGGCGGCACCGAAGTCTACGCTGAAGAAGCGGCTGCACCTGCTGCCGAGTAA
- the map gene encoding type I methionyl aminopeptidase, whose product MTVTIKTAEDIEQMRIAGRLAAEVLEMIEEHVKPGVTTEELDRLCHDYIINVQQAIPAPLNYKGYPKSICTSINHVVCHGIPNDKPLKDGDTLNIDVTVIKNGYHGDTSRMFHVGTVPVWAERLSKITQECMYKAIELVKPGCRLGDIGEVIQKHAEKNGFSVVREFCGHGIGKVFHEEPQILHYGRAGTGMELKEGMTFTIEPMINQGKADTKVLGDGWTAITKDRKLSAQWEHTLVVTATGYEIFTLRKDDTIPRTSA is encoded by the coding sequence ATGACCGTCACCATCAAGACCGCAGAAGACATCGAGCAGATGCGCATCGCCGGCCGCCTGGCCGCCGAAGTACTGGAAATGATCGAAGAGCACGTCAAGCCCGGTGTCACCACCGAAGAGCTCGACCGCCTGTGCCACGACTACATCATCAACGTCCAGCAGGCGATCCCGGCGCCCCTCAACTACAAGGGCTACCCGAAGTCGATCTGCACCTCGATCAACCATGTGGTCTGCCACGGCATCCCCAACGACAAGCCACTCAAGGACGGTGACACGCTGAACATCGACGTCACCGTGATCAAGAACGGCTACCACGGCGACACCAGCCGCATGTTCCACGTCGGCACCGTGCCGGTCTGGGCCGAGCGCCTGTCGAAGATCACCCAGGAGTGCATGTACAAGGCCATCGAGCTGGTCAAGCCGGGCTGCCGCCTGGGCGATATCGGCGAAGTGATCCAGAAGCACGCCGAAAAGAACGGTTTCTCGGTGGTGCGCGAGTTCTGCGGCCATGGCATCGGCAAGGTGTTCCATGAAGAGCCGCAGATTCTCCACTACGGCCGCGCCGGCACCGGCATGGAGCTCAAAGAGGGCATGACTTTCACCATCGAGCCGATGATCAACCAGGGCAAGGCCGACACCAAGGTGCTGGGCGACGGCTGGACCGCCATCACCAAGGACCGCAAGCTCTCGGCGCAGTGGGAACACACTTTGGTGGTGACCGCCACCGGCTACGAGATCTTCACCCTGCGCAAGGACGACACCATCCCGCGCACCTCGGCCTGA
- a CDS encoding [protein-PII] uridylyltransferase: protein MPQVDPELFDRGQFQAELALKASPIAAFKKAIRLAGEVLDKRFREGREIRRLIEDRAWFVDNILQQAWNQFDWGDPDGIALVAVGGYGRGELHPWSDIDLLILLGAAEHEQYREAIERFLTLLWDIGLEVGQSVRTVDECAEQARADLTIITNLMESRTVAGPEPLRQRMLEVTSTEHMWPSREFFLAKRAELKARHHKYNDTEYNLEPNVKGSPGGLRDIQTVLWVARRQYGTLNLHALAGEGFLLESENELLASSQAFLWKVRYALHMLAGRAEDRLLFDHQRSIAALLGYSDDNPKRAIEQFMQQYYRVVMSISQLCDLIIQHFEEVILADDDSGTTQPLNARFRLHDGYIEAVSQNVFRRTPFAMLEIFVLMAQHPEIKGVRADTVRLLREHRHLIDDKFRSDIRNTSLFIELFKCEIGIHRNLRRMNRYGILGRYLPEFGLIVGQMQHDLFHIYTVDAHTLNLIKHLRKLQYTPVSEKFPLASKLMGRLPKPELIYLAGLYHDIGKGRQGDHSEIGAVDAQAFCERHQLPAWDSRLIVWLVQNHLVMSTTAQRKDLSDPQVINDFALHVGDETRLDYLYVLTVADINATNPSLWNSWRASLLRQLYTETKRALRRGLENPLDREEQIRQTQSAALDILVREGIDPDDVEQLWSQLGDDYFLKHNAADVAWHTDAILQQPADGGPLVLIKETTQREFEGGTQIFIYAPDQHDFFAVTVAAMSQLNLNIHDARIITSSSQFTLDTYIVLDNDGGSIGDNPQRVKQIRDGLTEALRNPEDYPTIIQRRVPRQLKHFNFAPQVTILNDAQRPVTILEITAPDRPGLLARIGRIFLEFDLSLQNAKIATLGERVEDVFFITDADNQPLSDPQLCSRLQEAIVQQLQAGQASDTSPTRVTF from the coding sequence ATGCCCCAGGTGGATCCCGAGCTGTTCGACCGCGGCCAGTTCCAGGCGGAACTGGCCCTCAAGGCTAGCCCCATCGCCGCCTTCAAGAAGGCCATCCGCCTGGCCGGCGAGGTGCTCGACAAACGCTTTCGCGAAGGCCGCGAGATCCGCCGGCTGATCGAGGACCGCGCCTGGTTCGTCGACAACATCCTGCAACAGGCCTGGAACCAGTTCGACTGGGGCGACCCTGACGGCATCGCCCTGGTGGCGGTGGGTGGCTACGGGCGCGGCGAACTGCACCCCTGGTCGGACATCGACCTGCTGATATTGTTGGGCGCTGCCGAACACGAGCAGTACCGCGAGGCCATCGAGCGCTTTCTCACCCTGCTGTGGGACATCGGCCTGGAAGTGGGCCAGAGCGTGCGCACGGTCGACGAATGCGCCGAGCAGGCCCGGGCCGACCTGACCATCATCACCAACCTGATGGAAAGCCGCACCGTCGCCGGCCCCGAGCCGCTGCGCCAGCGCATGCTCGAGGTCACCAGCACCGAGCACATGTGGCCCAGCCGCGAGTTCTTCCTGGCCAAGCGTGCCGAGCTCAAGGCCCGCCACCACAAGTACAACGACACCGAGTACAACCTCGAACCCAACGTCAAGGGCTCACCAGGCGGCCTGCGCGACATCCAGACGGTGCTCTGGGTGGCCCGCCGCCAGTACGGCACGTTGAACCTGCACGCCCTGGCCGGCGAAGGCTTTTTGCTGGAAAGCGAAAACGAGCTGCTGGCCTCCTCCCAGGCGTTTCTGTGGAAGGTGCGCTACGCCCTGCACATGCTTGCCGGGCGCGCCGAGGACCGCCTGCTGTTCGACCACCAACGCAGCATCGCCGCGCTGCTGGGCTACAGCGACGACAACCCCAAGCGCGCCATCGAGCAGTTCATGCAGCAGTACTACCGGGTGGTGATGAGCATCAGCCAGCTGTGCGACCTGATCATCCAGCACTTCGAGGAAGTCATCCTCGCTGATGACGACAGCGGCACCACGCAGCCCTTGAACGCGCGCTTTCGCCTGCACGACGGCTATATAGAAGCCGTAAGCCAGAACGTATTCCGCCGCACCCCGTTCGCCATGCTGGAGATCTTCGTGCTGATGGCCCAGCACCCCGAGATCAAGGGCGTGCGTGCCGACACCGTGCGCCTGCTGCGCGAACACCGCCACCTGATCGACGACAAGTTCCGCAGCGACATCCGCAACACCAGCCTGTTCATCGAGCTGTTCAAGTGCGAAATCGGCATCCACCGCAACCTGCGGCGGATGAACCGCTACGGCATCCTCGGCCGCTACCTGCCGGAGTTCGGCCTGATCGTCGGGCAGATGCAGCACGACCTGTTCCACATTTATACGGTCGATGCGCACACCCTCAACCTGATCAAGCACCTGCGCAAGCTGCAGTACACCCCGGTGTCGGAGAAATTCCCGCTGGCCAGCAAGCTCATGGGCCGCCTGCCCAAGCCCGAGCTGATCTACCTGGCCGGGCTGTACCACGACATCGGCAAGGGCCGCCAGGGCGACCACAGCGAGATCGGCGCCGTGGACGCCCAGGCGTTCTGCGAGCGCCACCAGTTGCCGGCCTGGGACAGCCGGCTGATCGTCTGGCTGGTGCAGAACCACCTGGTGATGTCCACCACCGCCCAGCGCAAGGACCTCTCCGACCCGCAGGTGATCAACGACTTCGCCCTGCACGTGGGCGACGAGACGCGCCTGGACTACCTCTACGTGCTGACCGTGGCCGACATCAACGCCACCAACCCCAGCCTGTGGAACTCCTGGCGTGCCAGCCTGCTGCGCCAGCTGTACACCGAGACCAAGCGCGCCCTGCGCCGCGGCCTTGAAAACCCGCTGGACCGCGAGGAGCAGATCCGCCAGACGCAAAGCGCCGCGCTGGACATCCTGGTGCGCGAAGGCATCGACCCGGACGATGTCGAGCAACTGTGGTCGCAACTGGGCGATGACTACTTCCTCAAGCACAACGCCGCCGATGTGGCCTGGCACACCGACGCCATCCTGCAGCAACCGGCCGACGGCGGGCCGCTGGTGCTGATCAAGGAAACCACCCAGCGCGAGTTCGAGGGCGGCACGCAGATCTTCATCTACGCCCCCGACCAGCACGATTTCTTTGCCGTGACCGTGGCGGCGATGTCCCAGCTCAACCTGAACATCCACGATGCCCGCATCATCACCTCGAGCAGCCAGTTCACCCTCGACACCTACATAGTGCTCGACAACGACGGCGGCTCGATCGGCGACAACCCGCAACGGGTCAAGCAGATCCGTGACGGCCTCACCGAAGCGCTGCGCAACCCCGAGGACTACCCGACCATCATCCAACGCCGGGTACCACGCCAGCTCAAGCACTTCAACTTCGCCCCGCAGGTGACCATCCTCAACGACGCCCAGCGCCCGGTGACCATCCTCGAGATCACCGCCCCCGACCGCCCCGGCCTGCTGGCGCGCATCGGGCGGATTTTCCTGGAGTTCGACCTGTCGCTGCAGAACGCCAAGATCGCCACCCTGGGCGAGCGGGTGGAAGACGTGTTTTTCATCACCGACGCCGACAACCAGCCGCTGTCCGACCCGCAGCTGTGCAGCCGTCTGCAGGAGGCCATAGTCCAGCAGTTGCAAGCCGGCCAGGCCAGCGATACCAGCCCGACCCGCGTGACCTTTTAA
- the dapC gene encoding succinyldiaminopimelate transaminase produces MNHALTQLQPYPFEKLRALLGTVKPAADKRAIALSIGEPKHESPAFVAKAMADNLDKLAVYPSTLGLPALRQAIGQWCERRFSVPAGWLDAERHILPVNGTREALFAFTQAVVNRADDGLVVSPNPFYQIYEGAALLAGATPHYLPCLEDNGFNPDFDAVPAEVWKRCQILFLCSPGNPTGALVPMDTLKKLIALADQYDFVIAADECYSELYFNEDAPPPGLLSACAELGRSDFARCVVFHSLSKRSNLPGLRSGFVAGDASIIKPFLLYRTYHGCAMPVQTQLASVAAWNDEAHVRENRDQYRAKYDAVLRILQPVMDVQRPDGSFYLWAKVPGCDADFTRDLFEAEHVTVVPGSYLSREVDGVNPGAGRVRMALVAPLAECIEAAERMREFLSNR; encoded by the coding sequence ATGAACCACGCCCTGACCCAGCTTCAGCCCTACCCGTTCGAGAAACTGCGCGCCCTGCTGGGCACCGTGAAACCTGCGGCGGACAAACGCGCCATCGCCCTGTCGATCGGTGAGCCGAAACACGAATCACCGGCCTTCGTCGCCAAAGCCATGGCCGACAACCTCGACAAGCTGGCGGTCTACCCCAGCACCCTGGGCCTGCCGGCCCTGCGCCAGGCCATCGGCCAGTGGTGCGAGCGGCGCTTCAGCGTACCCGCCGGCTGGCTCGATGCCGAGCGTCACATCCTGCCGGTCAACGGCACCCGTGAAGCGCTGTTCGCTTTCACCCAGGCCGTGGTCAACCGTGCCGATGACGGCCTGGTGGTCAGCCCCAACCCGTTCTACCAGATCTACGAAGGCGCAGCGCTTTTGGCCGGCGCTACCCCGCACTACCTGCCATGCCTGGAAGACAACGGCTTCAACCCGGACTTCGATGCCGTGCCGGCCGAAGTCTGGAAGCGCTGCCAGATCCTGTTCCTGTGCTCGCCGGGCAACCCCACCGGCGCCCTGGTGCCGATGGATACCCTGAAAAAACTGATCGCCCTGGCTGACCAGTACGACTTCGTCATCGCCGCCGATGAGTGCTACAGCGAACTGTACTTCAACGAAGACGCGCCACCACCCGGCCTGCTGAGCGCCTGTGCCGAGCTTGGCCGTAGCGATTTTGCGCGCTGCGTGGTGTTCCACAGCCTGTCCAAGCGCTCCAACCTGCCTGGCCTGCGCTCGGGCTTCGTCGCCGGTGATGCCAGCATCATCAAGCCGTTTTTGCTGTACCGCACCTACCACGGTTGCGCCATGCCGGTGCAGACGCAACTGGCCAGCGTCGCTGCCTGGAACGACGAAGCCCACGTGCGCGAAAACCGCGACCAGTACCGCGCCAAGTACGACGCGGTGCTGCGCATCCTGCAACCGGTGATGGACGTGCAGCGCCCCGACGGCAGCTTCTACCTGTGGGCCAAGGTGCCGGGCTGCGATGCCGACTTCACCCGCGACCTGTTCGAGGCCGAGCATGTGACCGTGGTGCCGGGCTCGTACCTGTCCCGTGAGGTGGATGGCGTGAACCCGGGGGCCGGGCGAGTGCGCATGGCGCTGGTTGCGCCGCTGGCCGAGTGCATCGAGGCCGCCGAGCGGATGCGTGAGTTCCTGAGCAATCGTTGA
- a CDS encoding EF-hand domain-containing protein, with protein MDNECKIRLYFAKEDFRKADTNEDGTVTLDELQQILLQQNLISTADIAHYFADIDLNKDARISWREFLIEYLEIEPEQLESACPGTSLPAEN; from the coding sequence ATGGACAACGAATGCAAGATCCGTCTTTATTTCGCGAAGGAAGACTTTCGCAAAGCCGATACCAATGAAGACGGCACCGTTACGCTGGACGAACTGCAACAGATTCTGCTTCAGCAGAACCTGATCAGCACAGCCGACATTGCGCACTACTTTGCCGATATCGATCTGAACAAGGACGCGAGGATCAGTTGGCGGGAATTCCTGATCGAATACCTTGAAATCGAGCCCGAGCAGCTGGAGAGCGCTTGCCCAGGCACCAGCCTGCCAGCGGAAAATTAA
- a CDS encoding Na+/H+ antiporter has product MQSAYTVLILLTLVSLSKLVGRMIPLPLPLVQIAAGALLAWPTLGLHVALDPELFLFLFLPPLLFADGWRIPKRELWRIRGPVVALAVGLVLFTVVGAGYFIHWLLPSIPLPVAFALAAVLSPTDAVAVSAITQERLPTPLMHMLQGEALMNDASGLVTFKFALAAAITGVFSLTDASLSFVLVALGGLAVGVALSWLIGRLRAWMIARGWDDPATHVVFMLLLPFAAYVLAERLGVSGILSAVAAGMMQSWLDLLPRQTSTRLLNRSVWSLLEFAFNGLIFLLLGLQLPDIIKAVVSHEATVWPTLAYRCLDVLAIFAALILLRFIWVQSIWRSIGVVRRWRGKPALVLMPTARSCWLLTLGGVRGAVTLAGVMSVPLLIGAGQAFPERDLLIFIAAGVILLSLISACIALPILLRGITKSPDERLHQEVQEAWRRTAEAAIHALEAEEVVDASAPQDAAQAAMATELKARLMAEYRDELDSYNDTAEARALAEQMDLLERRLRLRALRAQRLELYNLHRQHLVGDEVVRQVLGELDMSEANLGQVR; this is encoded by the coding sequence ATGCAGTCCGCCTACACCGTCCTCATCCTGCTGACGCTGGTCAGCCTGTCGAAACTGGTCGGGCGGATGATCCCGCTGCCCTTGCCGCTGGTGCAGATCGCCGCCGGTGCCTTGCTCGCCTGGCCGACCCTGGGCCTGCATGTGGCCCTGGACCCGGAGCTGTTCCTGTTCCTGTTCCTGCCGCCGCTGCTGTTCGCCGATGGCTGGCGAATCCCCAAGCGCGAGCTGTGGCGCATTCGCGGGCCGGTGGTGGCGCTGGCGGTGGGGCTGGTGCTGTTCACCGTGGTGGGGGCGGGCTACTTCATCCACTGGTTGCTGCCGAGCATCCCGCTGCCGGTGGCCTTCGCCCTGGCTGCGGTGTTGTCGCCCACCGACGCCGTGGCGGTGTCGGCCATCACCCAGGAGCGCCTGCCTACGCCGCTGATGCACATGCTGCAGGGTGAGGCACTGATGAACGATGCCTCGGGCCTGGTGACCTTCAAGTTCGCCCTGGCCGCCGCCATCACCGGGGTGTTCTCGCTGACCGACGCGAGCCTGAGCTTCGTGCTGGTAGCCTTGGGCGGGCTGGCGGTGGGTGTGGCCCTGAGCTGGCTGATCGGCCGCCTGCGCGCCTGGATGATTGCCCGTGGCTGGGACGACCCGGCCACCCATGTGGTGTTCATGCTGTTGCTGCCGTTCGCGGCCTATGTACTGGCCGAGCGCTTGGGCGTCTCGGGCATTCTCTCGGCAGTGGCCGCCGGCATGATGCAGAGCTGGCTCGACCTGCTGCCCCGGCAGACCAGCACGCGCCTGCTCAACCGTAGCGTCTGGTCGTTGCTGGAGTTCGCCTTCAACGGCCTGATCTTCCTGCTGCTGGGCCTGCAGTTGCCGGACATCATCAAGGCGGTGGTCAGCCATGAGGCGACGGTGTGGCCGACCTTGGCCTATCGCTGCCTGGACGTGCTGGCGATCTTCGCTGCGTTGATTCTGCTGCGGTTCATCTGGGTGCAGAGCATCTGGCGCTCGATCGGTGTGGTGCGGCGTTGGCGCGGCAAGCCGGCGCTGGTGCTGATGCCGACGGCGCGCTCGTGCTGGTTGTTGACCCTGGGCGGGGTGCGCGGGGCGGTGACCTTGGCCGGTGTGATGTCGGTGCCGCTGCTGATCGGCGCGGGCCAGGCGTTCCCCGAGCGTGACCTGCTGATTTTCATCGCTGCCGGGGTGATTCTGCTGTCGCTGATCAGTGCCTGTATTGCGCTGCCGATCTTGTTGCGCGGGATCACCAAGAGCCCCGACGAGCGGTTGCATCAGGAGGTCCAGGAGGCTTGGCGGCGAACGGCGGAGGCGGCGATCCATGCGCTGGAGGCCGAGGAGGTGGTCGATGCCAGTGCGCCCCAGGATGCTGCGCAGGCGGCCATGGCCACCGAGCTCAAGGCGCGCTTGATGGCCGAGTACCGCGATGAACTGGACAGCTACAACGATACCGCCGAGGCGAGGGCCTTGGCCGAGCAGATGGACTTGTTGGAACGGCGGTTGCGCTTGCGCGCGCTGCGGGCGCAGCGGCTGGAGCTTTACAACCTGCACCGCCAGCACCTGGTGGGTGATGAAGTGGTGCGTCAGGTGCTGGGGGAGCTGGACATGAGCGAAGCCAATCTGGGGCAAGTCCGTTAA
- a CDS encoding HigA family addiction module antitoxin — MFINPVRPIHPGEVLREDFQRAMGLSAAALAKALGVSTPTVNNILRERGGVSADMALRLSICLDTTPEFWLNLQSAFDLHTAEQQHGDEIIGSVRRLVA, encoded by the coding sequence ATGTTCATTAATCCCGTGCGTCCAATACATCCCGGTGAAGTCCTGCGCGAGGACTTCCAGAGAGCAATGGGTTTGAGCGCCGCTGCGCTGGCCAAGGCGCTTGGCGTGTCCACGCCAACCGTCAACAACATCCTGCGTGAGCGGGGCGGTGTGTCCGCCGACATGGCCCTGCGCCTGTCCATCTGCCTGGACACCACCCCCGAGTTCTGGCTCAACCTGCAAAGCGCCTTCGACCTGCACACCGCCGAACAGCAACATGGCGATGAGATCATCGGTTCGGTGCGGCGCCTGGTCGCCTGA